DNA sequence from the Alkaliphilus metalliredigens QYMF genome:
TTCTTGTCTACCTTCTTTCCTAACTTTATCTTTTTAAAATAAAGCCCCAGAAGATAGACTTTTTACAGTTCTATCTTCCAGGGCTTGCTATTTACATAAAGAATGCTCATTACCTTAGTTGACATGAAACCATTTCTTCTCTATCCTGTTAATCATTTGCTTTAAATATCACTGCAAAGCCTGCAACAATAATGAATACAGGCCAAAGAAATCTAAAGTTTAACCAGCGAAAGGGCATAAAGTTATTCAAAAAGTATAACCCTCCTACTACAATTAAAAGGATACCTAGGAAAACAGATGTGTTATCTTTGCCTTCCTCTCTATCATAATAAGGATGCTTTTTTTTGCTACTTTCTTCATATTGTCTATCTTCTTGTCTTTCATAATCATCCTGTGACTCCTGATAATTTCCGCTTGTCTTGGGTCCAACCGTTGGCCCTTGGGAATCATATCCGCTATATCCTCTCTCCGGCATAACGATTGCAGCAATAATATATGCAATAACTCCTGCTCCACCAAAGAAGGTGAAAAGTACCCAGCCTAAACGAACTAATGTTGAATCTAAATCAAAATATTCAGCAATCCCACCACAAACACCAGCAATTTTTTGATCGTAATGTGAGCGATAAAGTCTTTTACCCATTTCAATTCTCCCTTTCTCTATCTAATATTCAAATTGCGAGGTCCCTATTACTAAAAACTCCCTACTCTTCTAAATCCATCCTCTAACAAATTATTTATGTGTCTCTATCGATACACTCCCTGACACGGTATTAATGTTCACCTGATGATCATTCCCATCACCAACAATGCCTTTTACATTATTTTTATCTATATCTCCTTGAACTGTAACAGGAAAGCCAATCTCTATTTTTCCTGATGTTGTTTTAACATCGGTGTTAAAGGATGCGGCCTTTGGCAATGTTCATTTCACCTTGCCTGAGGTTGTTCCTAGTGTAATCTTTTATCCTATGATTCCCTCCCTTTTAATTTTACCAGAAGTCATATTAAATGCAAAGTGATCTACCTGGGCCCAATTAATAAAAGAATCCTAGACATGTCATTCCTATGCCTGCAAAACCAGTAATGATAGAACTACTCATTATATTAATGATTCCACTGAAAAACATTGGCAGGATTGGTCCTAAGAGTAAATGATTCTTGACAGTAACTTTTTATGCAAGGTACTGTCTAAATATTTATAAAAAAAATGAGATAGCGATACCAGACTTATTTGTCCCAGTGTCACTATCTTTTATACACTAATATCCATGCTTTATTTCATGAAGAATCAAAACTAACTGCGCTTACTTCTATTTCGATTCCTGGAATGTCATGGATGTACACCACATTATGAGTAAACCAGTCATACTAGAACTAAAGAAAGGAACTAATCCTGGAATTAGATAAAAGAGATAATACAGTAAAACGATACTCAGCACTAAACTAATCGTTGTCAAAGGATTAATGATTCCAATGATACAAGCTACTTTCATATATTGAAATAGCTT
Encoded proteins:
- a CDS encoding PspC domain-containing protein produces the protein MGKRLYRSHYDQKIAGVCGGIAEYFDLDSTLVRLGWVLFTFFGGAGVIAYIIAAIVMPERGYSGYDSQGPTVGPKTSGNYQESQDDYERQEDRQYEESSKKKHPYYDREEGKDNTSVFLGILLIVVGGLYFLNNFMPFRWLNFRFLWPVFIIVAGFAVIFKAND
- a CDS encoding DUF4097 family beta strand repeat-containing protein; the encoded protein is MPKAASFNTDVKTTSGKIEIGFPVTVQGDIDKNNVKGIVGDGNDHQVNINTVSGSVSIETHK